A part of Primulina eburnea isolate SZY01 chromosome 10, ASM2296580v1, whole genome shotgun sequence genomic DNA contains:
- the LOC140803308 gene encoding hexosyltransferase GAUT11-like isoform X1: protein MRRRVASYRRPIRSRLSWWALLLTILFAGFLLFIVQHNHRDENHLEQPVLETNTVSGRMIHKNQNFTEEMTSSRSYARQLAEQMTLAKAYVIIAKEHNDLRLAWELSSKIRSCQSVLSEAAKRDEPVSLEEAEPIIKSLSSIFFKAQDAHYDIATTITTMKSHIQALEEHASAVTVQSSVYGQLAVESLPKNIHCIEIRLTADWLQIKSMQVLAEESKNSPRLTDINLYHFCIFSDNLMAVSVVVNSTVSNAEHPKQLVFHIVTNGVTYGAIQAWFLSNDFKGAAIEVQSLEDFTWLNASYSPVVKQIRDAASLELKFHSPKNQSLLNYLRFYIPEIFPQLEKVVFLEDDIVVQKDLVPLFSVDLHGNVNGAVETCLEAFHRFFNYLNFSNPLISTKFDPQACGWAFGMNVFDLISWRKANVTSRYHYWQEENADKSLWKVGTLPPGLLVFYGMTEQLDRRWHILGLGHDMNIDNRLIETAAVIHFNGYIKPWLKWSIDRYRPLWEQYLYQDHRYIQDCATSS, encoded by the exons ATGCGGCGGCGGGTTGCCAGCTATCGCCGCCCTATACGGAGTAGGCTGTCATGGTGGGCACTTCTGTTGACCATTTTGTTTGCTGGTTTTCTTTTGTTCATTGTTCAGCATAACCATCGTGATGAAAATCACTTGGAACAGCCGGTTCTG GAGACAAATACTGTGAGTGGCCGCATGATTCATAAGAATCAAAATTTTACCGAAGAAATGACAAGTTCTAGATCATATGCCAGACAATTGGCAGAGCAAATGACCCTTGCCAAAGCTTATGTTATTATCGCAAAGGAGCATAATGACCTTCGTCTTGCTTGGGAGCTTAGTTCAAAAATAAGAAGTTGCCAATCTGTGCTGTCCGAGGCTGCAAAGAGAGATGAGCCTGTATCTCTGGAGGAAGCCGAACCAATCATCAAAAGTTTATCTTCCATCTTTTTTAAAGCACAGGATGCCCATTACGATATTGCAACTACAATAACGACAATGAAGTCTCATATTCAAGCCCTTGAAGAACATGCAAGTGCCGTGACTGTTCAGAGCTCAGTGTATGGACAACTGGCTGTCGAATCACTACCCAAGAATATTCATTGCATTGAGATTAGACTCACTGCTGATTGGCTTCAGATCAAGTCTATGCAGGTTCTTGCAGAGGAGAGCAAGAACTCGCCACGACTGACGGACATAAATCTTTACCACTTTTGTATATTTTCAGACAATCTGATGGCCGTTTCAGTCGTTGTCAATTCTACTGTTTCTAATGCCGAACATCCAAAACAACTTGTTTTTCATATTGTCACAAATGGAGTAACATACGGGGCGATTCAGGCTTGGTTCCTCAGTAATGATTTCAAAGGTGCTGCCATAGAAGTTCAGTCTCTCGAAGATTTCACTTGGTTGAATGCATCATATTCTCCTGTAGTAAAACAAATTCGTGATGCCGCTAGTCTTGAGCTGAAGTTTCATAGTCCAAAGAACCAGTCTTTACTGAACTACCTTCGGTTCTACATCCCAGAGATTTTTCCTCAGTTGGAGAAGGTGGTTTTCCTTGAAGACGACATTGTTGTTCAGAAGGATTTGGTACCTCTGTTTTCAGTAGATTTACACGGAAATGTAAATGGAGCGGTTGAAACTTGTCTCGAAGCTTTTCACCGATTCTTTAACTACCTAAATTTTTCAAACCCATTGATCAGCACGAAATTCGATCCTCAAGCATGTGGATGGGCGTTTGGCATGAAcgtttttgatttgatttcttgGAGAAAGGCGAATGTGACTTCAAGATACCATTATTGGCAAGAAGAAAATGCTGACAAGTCACTCTGGAAGGTTGGCACTCTTCCTCCTGGCCTTTTAGTTTTCTATGGAATGACAGAACAACTTGATCGGCGATGGCACATATTAGGATTGGGACATGACATGAATATTGATAACCGTTTGATCGAGACTGCTGCTGTGATTCACTTTAATGGCTACATTAAGCCTTGGCTAAAGTGGAGTATAGACAGGTACAGGCCCCTTTGGGAACAGTATCTGTATCAGGATCATCGCTATATCCAGGATTGTGCCACAAGTTCATGA
- the LOC140803308 gene encoding hexosyltransferase GAUT11-like isoform X2 codes for METNTVSGRMIHKNQNFTEEMTSSRSYARQLAEQMTLAKAYVIIAKEHNDLRLAWELSSKIRSCQSVLSEAAKRDEPVSLEEAEPIIKSLSSIFFKAQDAHYDIATTITTMKSHIQALEEHASAVTVQSSVYGQLAVESLPKNIHCIEIRLTADWLQIKSMQVLAEESKNSPRLTDINLYHFCIFSDNLMAVSVVVNSTVSNAEHPKQLVFHIVTNGVTYGAIQAWFLSNDFKGAAIEVQSLEDFTWLNASYSPVVKQIRDAASLELKFHSPKNQSLLNYLRFYIPEIFPQLEKVVFLEDDIVVQKDLVPLFSVDLHGNVNGAVETCLEAFHRFFNYLNFSNPLISTKFDPQACGWAFGMNVFDLISWRKANVTSRYHYWQEENADKSLWKVGTLPPGLLVFYGMTEQLDRRWHILGLGHDMNIDNRLIETAAVIHFNGYIKPWLKWSIDRYRPLWEQYLYQDHRYIQDCATSS; via the exons ATG GAGACAAATACTGTGAGTGGCCGCATGATTCATAAGAATCAAAATTTTACCGAAGAAATGACAAGTTCTAGATCATATGCCAGACAATTGGCAGAGCAAATGACCCTTGCCAAAGCTTATGTTATTATCGCAAAGGAGCATAATGACCTTCGTCTTGCTTGGGAGCTTAGTTCAAAAATAAGAAGTTGCCAATCTGTGCTGTCCGAGGCTGCAAAGAGAGATGAGCCTGTATCTCTGGAGGAAGCCGAACCAATCATCAAAAGTTTATCTTCCATCTTTTTTAAAGCACAGGATGCCCATTACGATATTGCAACTACAATAACGACAATGAAGTCTCATATTCAAGCCCTTGAAGAACATGCAAGTGCCGTGACTGTTCAGAGCTCAGTGTATGGACAACTGGCTGTCGAATCACTACCCAAGAATATTCATTGCATTGAGATTAGACTCACTGCTGATTGGCTTCAGATCAAGTCTATGCAGGTTCTTGCAGAGGAGAGCAAGAACTCGCCACGACTGACGGACATAAATCTTTACCACTTTTGTATATTTTCAGACAATCTGATGGCCGTTTCAGTCGTTGTCAATTCTACTGTTTCTAATGCCGAACATCCAAAACAACTTGTTTTTCATATTGTCACAAATGGAGTAACATACGGGGCGATTCAGGCTTGGTTCCTCAGTAATGATTTCAAAGGTGCTGCCATAGAAGTTCAGTCTCTCGAAGATTTCACTTGGTTGAATGCATCATATTCTCCTGTAGTAAAACAAATTCGTGATGCCGCTAGTCTTGAGCTGAAGTTTCATAGTCCAAAGAACCAGTCTTTACTGAACTACCTTCGGTTCTACATCCCAGAGATTTTTCCTCAGTTGGAGAAGGTGGTTTTCCTTGAAGACGACATTGTTGTTCAGAAGGATTTGGTACCTCTGTTTTCAGTAGATTTACACGGAAATGTAAATGGAGCGGTTGAAACTTGTCTCGAAGCTTTTCACCGATTCTTTAACTACCTAAATTTTTCAAACCCATTGATCAGCACGAAATTCGATCCTCAAGCATGTGGATGGGCGTTTGGCATGAAcgtttttgatttgatttcttgGAGAAAGGCGAATGTGACTTCAAGATACCATTATTGGCAAGAAGAAAATGCTGACAAGTCACTCTGGAAGGTTGGCACTCTTCCTCCTGGCCTTTTAGTTTTCTATGGAATGACAGAACAACTTGATCGGCGATGGCACATATTAGGATTGGGACATGACATGAATATTGATAACCGTTTGATCGAGACTGCTGCTGTGATTCACTTTAATGGCTACATTAAGCCTTGGCTAAAGTGGAGTATAGACAGGTACAGGCCCCTTTGGGAACAGTATCTGTATCAGGATCATCGCTATATCCAGGATTGTGCCACAAGTTCATGA
- the LOC140803907 gene encoding large ribosomal subunit protein eL42 isoform X2 yields MVNVPKTKKTFCKSKECKKHTLHKVTQYKKGKDSLAVQGKRRYDRKQSGYGGQTKPVFHKKAKTTKKIVLRLQCQGCKHVSQHPIKRCKHFEIGGDKKGKGTSLF; encoded by the exons ATG GTGAACGTTCCTAAGACTAAGAAGACTTTCTGTAAGTCAAAGGAGTGCAAAAAGCACACCTTGCACAAGGTTACCCAGTACAAAAAGGGAAAAGATAGCTTGGCTGTTCAAGGGAAGCGCAGATATGATCGTAAGCAGTCAGGTTATGGTGGCCAGACCAAGCCTGTCTTCCACAAGAAG GCAAAAACAACTAAGAAGATTGTGCTGAGGCTACAATGCCAGGGTTGCAAACATGTTTCTCAGCATCCGATTAAG AGGTGCAAGCATTTTGAGATTGGTGGAGATAAGAAGGGGAAAGGAACTTCTCTCTTTTAA
- the LOC140803907 gene encoding large ribosomal subunit protein eL42 isoform X1: MINRWMRVDLRVNVPKTKKTFCKSKECKKHTLHKVTQYKKGKDSLAVQGKRRYDRKQSGYGGQTKPVFHKKAKTTKKIVLRLQCQGCKHVSQHPIKRCKHFEIGGDKKGKGTSLF, encoded by the exons ATGATTAATCGGTGGATGCGTGTTGATTTACGT GTGAACGTTCCTAAGACTAAGAAGACTTTCTGTAAGTCAAAGGAGTGCAAAAAGCACACCTTGCACAAGGTTACCCAGTACAAAAAGGGAAAAGATAGCTTGGCTGTTCAAGGGAAGCGCAGATATGATCGTAAGCAGTCAGGTTATGGTGGCCAGACCAAGCCTGTCTTCCACAAGAAG GCAAAAACAACTAAGAAGATTGTGCTGAGGCTACAATGCCAGGGTTGCAAACATGTTTCTCAGCATCCGATTAAG AGGTGCAAGCATTTTGAGATTGGTGGAGATAAGAAGGGGAAAGGAACTTCTCTCTTTTAA